The following are encoded together in the Desulfovibrio aminophilus genome:
- a CDS encoding HPP family protein, with the protein MLVSAIYSRDVTTIPADESLGRVLCLMPGIRSRLVYVIGADGSLVGVVSSYDLLKVMLPEYLDANLAKSLSGGENLFLRAFAERSGTPVSEIMSTELISCSPEDTVVEVNALIREKGVNVLPVVDKQGVLLGEVARRDILNAVAKICCATS; encoded by the coding sequence ATGCTTGTCTCGGCAATTTACAGTCGCGACGTCACCACCATCCCGGCCGATGAAAGCCTGGGCCGGGTGCTCTGCCTCATGCCGGGCATCCGCTCCAGGCTCGTCTACGTCATCGGGGCGGACGGGAGTCTGGTGGGAGTGGTCAGCAGCTACGACCTGCTCAAGGTCATGCTGCCCGAGTACCTGGACGCCAACCTGGCCAAGTCCCTGTCAGGGGGCGAAAACCTGTTCCTGCGGGCCTTCGCGGAACGCTCCGGGACGCCGGTCTCGGAGATCATGAGCACGGAGCTCATCTCCTGTTCACCGGAGGACACCGTGGTGGAGGTCAACGCCCTGATCCGCGAGAAGGGCGTCAACGTCCTGCCCGTGGTGGACAAGCAGGGCGTCCTGCTGGGCGAGGTCGCCCGCCGCGACATCCTCAACGCGGTGGCCAAGATCTGTTGCGCAACGTCATGA
- a CDS encoding lactate utilization protein encodes MNESRNPVELFEEKAKAVSALVTRVASMREAVAYALDVCDTKQACQLLVSGCSEPLSEKGQALCETKQQKVIAAPGLPPELFAELEAGARERGVLCVEKGMREHLGGVDIGFTLVDFGIAETGTLVINSNSEELRLATMIAEFHVAVLSRSKIRETSRDLEAELAALTSVQPSYTAFVTGASRTADIERVLALGVHGPLELHILLLED; translated from the coding sequence ATGAACGAGAGCCGGAATCCGGTCGAGCTGTTCGAGGAAAAGGCCAAGGCCGTCTCGGCCCTGGTCACCAGGGTCGCTTCCATGCGCGAGGCCGTGGCCTACGCGCTGGACGTCTGCGACACGAAACAGGCTTGTCAGCTGCTGGTTTCCGGCTGCTCCGAGCCCCTGTCGGAAAAGGGCCAGGCGCTGTGCGAGACCAAGCAGCAGAAGGTCATCGCCGCGCCCGGCCTTCCTCCCGAGCTCTTCGCCGAGCTGGAGGCCGGGGCCAGGGAGCGCGGCGTCCTCTGCGTCGAGAAGGGCATGCGCGAGCACCTGGGCGGGGTGGACATCGGTTTCACCCTGGTCGATTTCGGCATCGCCGAGACCGGCACCCTGGTCATCAACTCCAACAGCGAGGAGCTGCGCCTGGCCACCATGATCGCGGAATTCCACGTGGCCGTCCTGTCGCGGTCGAAAATCCGCGAGACCTCCCGGGACCTGGAGGCGGAGCTGGCGGCGCTCACCAGCGTCCAGCCGAGCTACACGGCCTTCGTCACCGGGGCCAGCCGCACCGCGGACATCGAACGGGTGCTGGCCCTGGGCGTCCACGGCCCCCTGGAACTCCACATCCTGCTCCTGGAGGATTAG
- a CDS encoding alpha-hydroxy-acid oxidizing protein: MKEVRAHARELMKGFCRVCPVCDGRACAGEVPGMGGLGTGRAFMNNVSALASVRLNMRLIHEAAQPDTSLELLGLKLSLPVLAAPIGGVSFNMGGGVSEADYIRAVVLGCKEAGSLGCTGDGVPDVIHKEAFAAVREAGGHGIPFIKPWEDEELYRKLEAAVDSGAKILGMDIDAAGLVTLRKMGRPVSPKSPEKLREIIEWSPVPFVLKGIMTADEAKMARDVGAAGIVVSNHGGRVLDHTPGVAEVLAEVAGSVRGEIAILADGGVRTGEDVLKMLALGAQAVLIGRPFSVAAVGGLKDGVAAYVEQLRGELVRSMVLTGCADLAAVDGRILFNGGRR, encoded by the coding sequence GTGAAGGAAGTCCGGGCGCATGCCCGTGAACTGATGAAGGGTTTCTGCCGGGTCTGCCCGGTGTGCGACGGCCGCGCCTGCGCCGGGGAGGTCCCCGGCATGGGCGGCCTGGGCACGGGGCGGGCGTTCATGAACAACGTCTCGGCCCTGGCCTCGGTGCGGCTGAACATGCGGCTCATCCACGAGGCCGCGCAGCCGGACACCTCGCTGGAGCTCCTGGGACTGAAACTCTCCCTGCCCGTGCTGGCCGCGCCCATCGGCGGCGTGTCCTTCAACATGGGCGGCGGCGTGTCCGAGGCCGACTACATCCGGGCCGTGGTCCTGGGCTGCAAGGAGGCCGGGAGCCTCGGCTGCACCGGCGACGGCGTGCCCGACGTGATCCACAAGGAGGCCTTCGCCGCGGTGCGCGAGGCGGGCGGCCACGGCATCCCGTTCATCAAGCCCTGGGAGGACGAGGAGCTTTACCGCAAGCTCGAGGCCGCCGTGGACTCCGGGGCCAAGATCCTCGGCATGGACATCGACGCCGCCGGGCTGGTCACGTTGCGCAAGATGGGCCGCCCGGTCTCGCCCAAGAGCCCGGAGAAGCTGCGCGAGATCATCGAGTGGAGCCCCGTGCCCTTCGTGCTCAAGGGCATCATGACCGCCGACGAGGCCAAGATGGCCCGCGACGTCGGCGCCGCGGGCATCGTGGTCTCCAACCACGGAGGCCGCGTCCTGGATCACACCCCGGGCGTGGCCGAGGTCCTGGCCGAGGTGGCCGGGTCCGTGCGCGGCGAGATCGCGATCCTGGCCGACGGCGGCGTGCGCACCGGCGAGGACGTGCTCAAGATGCTCGCCCTGGGGGCCCAGGCCGTGCTCATCGGGCGGCCCTTCAGCGTGGCCGCCGTGGGCGGGCTCAAGGACGGCGTGGCCGCCTACGTGGAGCAGCTGCGCGGCGAGCTGGTCCGCTCCATGGTCCTTACCGGCTGCGCCGACCTGGCGGCCGTGGACGGCCGCATCCTCTTCAACGGAGGCCGTCGATGA
- the ldhH gene encoding L-lactate dehydrogenase (quinone) large subunit LdhH, producing the protein MQHAKNLKEYRAELREALGDEFLRQAMDKFARFYPGARARAFAGMDVDGLIHEIAEAKDKAAARMDELYEAFKAKAEAAGVVVHLARTAREANEIIAAIAKENEVKRIVKSKSMTAEEIHLNHHLEAEGYEVTETDLGEWIIQLRGEGPTHMVMPAIHLSRYQVADLFSEVTHQKQEVDIEKLVKVARRELRPRYIEAEMGISGANMAVVETGAIGIVTNEGNARLVTTLPRVHVALMGLDKLTPTLAEGLRVLRVLPRNATGQAISSYVTWINGRNECASSPDGKKIMHIVFLDNGRSALARDPLFSQVLRCVRCGACANVCPVYRLVGGHRYGHIYIGAIGLILTYFFHGRDKAKNLVQNCINCGACKAVCAAGIDLPMLIKEIHARILDEEGHSAPSTLLAAVLKNRKLFHTLLRSAKLAQKPLASGGYIRHLPMLLAKDQGFRTLPAIAAKPFRDLWPRIRPETKSPRYRVGLFSGCVQDFVYPEQCVAAVNVVAGKGAALDFPLDQSCCGLPVVMMGEIEAAREVARQNIRALDPGKYDYILTLCASCASHLKHGYLKLLGDDPAWAVKVRQFADKVIDFSSFAHDVLKLGPEDFRKDGGSVTYHAPCHLCRGLGVKDAPRDLLRDAGLDYKPSEEEEVCCGFGGTFSMKFPELSAELLAKKLEHAEATGAQTLVTDCPGCVMQLRGGLEKKGSSMRVKHMAEILAQQIK; encoded by the coding sequence ATGCAGCACGCGAAGAACCTCAAGGAATACCGCGCCGAGCTGCGCGAGGCCCTGGGCGACGAGTTCCTGCGCCAGGCCATGGACAAGTTCGCCCGCTTCTACCCCGGAGCCCGCGCCCGGGCCTTCGCGGGCATGGATGTGGACGGCCTCATTCACGAGATCGCGGAGGCCAAGGACAAGGCCGCCGCGCGCATGGACGAGCTCTATGAGGCCTTCAAGGCCAAGGCCGAGGCCGCCGGGGTCGTGGTGCACCTGGCGCGCACGGCCCGCGAGGCCAACGAGATCATCGCGGCCATCGCCAAGGAGAACGAGGTCAAGCGCATCGTCAAGTCCAAGTCCATGACCGCCGAGGAGATCCACCTCAACCACCATCTGGAGGCCGAGGGCTACGAGGTCACGGAGACGGACCTGGGCGAGTGGATCATCCAGCTGCGCGGCGAGGGCCCGACCCACATGGTCATGCCCGCCATCCACCTCTCGCGCTACCAGGTGGCCGACCTGTTCAGCGAGGTCACCCACCAGAAGCAGGAGGTGGACATCGAGAAGCTCGTCAAGGTGGCCCGCCGCGAGCTCCGGCCCCGCTACATCGAGGCCGAGATGGGCATTTCCGGGGCGAACATGGCCGTGGTGGAGACCGGGGCCATCGGCATCGTGACCAACGAGGGCAACGCCCGCCTGGTGACCACCCTGCCGCGCGTGCACGTGGCCCTCATGGGCCTGGACAAGCTCACCCCGACCCTGGCCGAGGGCCTGCGCGTGCTCCGCGTGCTACCGCGCAACGCCACGGGCCAGGCCATCTCCTCCTACGTCACCTGGATCAACGGCCGCAACGAGTGCGCCTCCTCTCCGGACGGGAAGAAGATCATGCACATCGTCTTCCTGGACAACGGCCGCTCGGCCCTGGCCCGCGACCCGCTCTTCTCCCAGGTGCTGCGCTGCGTGCGCTGCGGGGCCTGCGCCAACGTCTGCCCGGTGTACCGCCTGGTGGGCGGCCACCGCTACGGACACATCTACATCGGGGCCATCGGCCTGATCCTGACCTACTTCTTCCACGGTCGGGACAAGGCCAAGAACCTGGTCCAGAACTGCATCAACTGCGGGGCCTGCAAGGCGGTCTGCGCGGCGGGCATCGACCTGCCCATGCTCATCAAGGAGATCCACGCCCGCATCCTGGACGAGGAGGGGCACTCCGCGCCGAGCACGCTCCTGGCCGCCGTGCTCAAGAACCGCAAGCTGTTCCACACCCTGCTGCGTTCGGCCAAGCTGGCCCAGAAGCCCCTGGCCTCGGGCGGCTACATCCGCCACCTGCCCATGCTCCTGGCCAAGGACCAGGGTTTCCGGACCCTGCCGGCCATCGCGGCCAAGCCCTTCCGCGACCTCTGGCCGCGCATCCGGCCCGAGACCAAGTCCCCGCGCTACCGCGTGGGCCTGTTCTCCGGCTGCGTGCAGGACTTCGTCTACCCCGAGCAGTGCGTGGCCGCGGTGAACGTGGTGGCTGGCAAGGGCGCGGCCCTGGACTTCCCCCTGGACCAGTCCTGCTGCGGCCTGCCCGTGGTCATGATGGGCGAGATCGAGGCGGCGCGCGAGGTGGCCCGGCAGAACATCCGGGCCCTGGACCCCGGCAAGTACGATTACATCCTCACGCTCTGCGCCTCCTGCGCCTCGCACCTCAAGCACGGCTACCTGAAGCTCCTGGGCGACGACCCGGCCTGGGCCGTGAAGGTCCGCCAGTTCGCGGACAAGGTCATCGACTTCAGCTCCTTCGCCCACGACGTGCTCAAGCTCGGGCCCGAGGACTTCCGCAAGGACGGCGGCAGCGTGACCTACCACGCGCCCTGCCACCTCTGCCGGGGCCTGGGCGTGAAGGACGCCCCCCGCGACTTGCTGCGCGACGCGGGCCTGGACTATAAGCCCTCCGAGGAAGAGGAGGTCTGCTGCGGCTTCGGCGGCACCTTCTCGATGAAGTTCCCGGAGCTTTCGGCCGAGCTTCTGGCCAAGAAGCTGGAGCACGCCGAGGCCACCGGGGCGCAGACCCTGGTCACGGACTGTCCCGGCTGCGTCATGCAGCTGCGCGGCGGCCTGGAAAAGAAGGGCTCGTCCATGCGCGTCAAGCACATGGCCGAAATCCTGGCCCAGCAGATCAAGTAG
- a CDS encoding SLC13 family permease, with product MFWVATAIFVVAYAIIVSEKIHKTKVALFGAALTLITKVLSQHEALHDIDLGVDWNVIFLLISMMIIVNIMTKTGVFQYVAIKAAKVGKGNPFTIMSIFAVVTAVSSAFLDNVTTVLLLAPVTLLIANELEVDPIPFLITEALASNIGGTATLIGDPPNIMIASKAGFDFMDFIVHLSPAIVIIMAVWMLIWKVVFGKRLHVREELKARVMAMNENELIKDPVLLKKSGAVLGLTILGFILHGFFHYEPATVALMGAATLLFISGEEPHHALAEVEWPTIFFFIGLFIIIGGTVKVGLIELLSKEMIALTHPTQESMFMLSMVMVWFSGIASAIVDNIPFVATMNPLLVSTAGTVMGSTDVSALQSATMLPVWWALALGACLGGNGTAIGASANVIVVGISEKAGHKITFVRFLKYGVPVTLLTIAMSMVYIWVRYYVLKV from the coding sequence ATGTTCTGGGTCGCAACGGCCATCTTCGTCGTGGCCTACGCCATCATCGTCTCCGAGAAAATCCACAAGACCAAGGTCGCGCTGTTCGGCGCGGCGCTCACCCTCATCACCAAGGTCCTCAGCCAACACGAGGCCCTGCACGACATCGACCTGGGCGTGGACTGGAACGTGATCTTCCTGCTCATCTCCATGATGATCATCGTGAACATCATGACCAAGACGGGCGTGTTCCAGTACGTGGCCATCAAGGCCGCCAAGGTGGGCAAGGGCAACCCCTTCACCATCATGAGCATCTTCGCCGTGGTCACGGCCGTGTCCTCGGCCTTCCTGGACAACGTGACCACCGTGCTCCTGCTGGCGCCCGTGACCCTGCTCATCGCCAACGAGCTGGAAGTGGACCCGATCCCCTTCCTCATCACCGAGGCCCTGGCCTCGAACATCGGCGGCACGGCCACCCTCATCGGCGATCCGCCGAACATCATGATCGCCTCCAAGGCGGGCTTCGACTTCATGGACTTCATCGTCCACCTGAGCCCGGCCATCGTGATCATCATGGCGGTCTGGATGCTCATCTGGAAGGTGGTCTTCGGCAAGCGCCTGCATGTGCGCGAGGAGCTCAAGGCCCGGGTCATGGCCATGAACGAGAACGAGCTCATCAAGGACCCGGTGCTGCTCAAGAAGTCCGGCGCTGTGCTGGGCCTGACGATCCTGGGTTTCATCCTGCACGGCTTCTTCCACTATGAGCCCGCCACCGTGGCCCTCATGGGCGCGGCCACGCTCCTGTTCATCTCCGGCGAGGAGCCGCACCACGCCCTGGCCGAGGTGGAATGGCCGACGATCTTCTTCTTCATCGGCCTGTTCATCATCATCGGCGGCACGGTGAAGGTTGGGCTCATCGAGCTGCTCTCCAAGGAGATGATCGCCCTGACCCATCCCACCCAGGAGAGCATGTTCATGCTCTCCATGGTCATGGTCTGGTTCTCGGGCATCGCCTCGGCCATCGTGGACAACATCCCCTTCGTGGCCACCATGAACCCCCTGCTGGTGAGCACGGCGGGCACGGTGATGGGAAGCACGGATGTGAGCGCCCTGCAGAGCGCCACCATGCTGCCGGTGTGGTGGGCCCTGGCCCTGGGCGCCTGCCTGGGCGGCAACGGCACGGCCATCGGCGCCTCGGCCAACGTCATCGTGGTGGGCATCTCCGAGAAGGCCGGACACAAGATCACCTTCGTCCGTTTCCTGAAGTACGGCGTGCCCGTGACCCTGCTGACCATCGCCATGTCCATGGTCTACATCTGGGTGCGCTATTACGTCCTCAAGGTCTGA
- a CDS encoding Dabb family protein: MIKHIVMWTLKEEALGKSGAENAAEMKRMLETLEGKIPGLLHLEVGTDVFNASPAWQVVLYSEFATRADLAAYQPHPEHQKCVQFISQVVSGRGVLDYEV, from the coding sequence ATGATCAAGCACATCGTCATGTGGACCCTCAAGGAGGAGGCCCTGGGCAAGAGCGGGGCCGAGAACGCTGCGGAGATGAAGCGCATGCTCGAAACCCTGGAGGGCAAGATCCCGGGGCTGCTGCATCTCGAGGTGGGCACGGACGTGTTCAACGCCTCTCCGGCCTGGCAGGTGGTGCTCTATTCCGAATTCGCCACCCGGGCGGACCTGGCCGCCTACCAGCCGCATCCCGAACACCAGAAATGCGTGCAGTTCATCTCCCAGGTGGTTTCCGGCCGGGGCGTGCTGGACTACGAGGTCTAG
- a CDS encoding cytochrome ubiquinol oxidase subunit I: MEYPYWQLTALGGGFWIALIAVLHVYVAHFAVGGGLFLPLVETRAARENNPHMLAYVKKHAKFFLLLTMVFGGVSGVGIWFTIALLSPQATSTLIHVFVWGWATEWVFFVIEIAALLVYYYGFDRMDRKTHIRVGWIYFGAGYASLFIINGILTFMLDTGAWAQNHSFWSGFFNPGFWPSTVFRTFLTGMIAGMFGFVTATRVQDEPTRLALVRSCAKWTLICFLLAVPAGWWNITALPAEAQALMAAKYGRAGSFIKVFLVAGGMASLGALVLALRLPRAVGSKLALVVVLTGLVAFGGFEFTREAGRKPWLIPHHTYSNSLRPAYLAPVEAQGLLRTAKWAGVTLTPENRLAAGRVLFDLQCSSCHSVGGPMNDILPKTAKFGLFGMDSFLTGIGKVNTYMPPLAGSVEERQVLAAFIVEGLHGKKDTGDKAVDPADLPVPTPPFDANTDEYVLLTWNTLGMHCISDSDPYWILLPPANDLRAVLIRRGPGPRVVTEGVTLTYAVEPGFEYPAKHVEFWKHAKSLFGKDLPENVGVAGEGLSGHMKLDPASGLFGADLIPVVPYPDQDGYNPYPLFTVEARDTASGKLLAKTEVVAPTSTEMGCRNCHGGPWKVDGVAGISDLAAEDVLKVHDRMNGTTLLADAKAGKPRLCQSCHPDPVLGSQGDPINYPGLMNLPAALHGFHAAHLTGRAEETCQSCHPNRPDGPTRCLRGVHGTIGITCVQCHGYIEDHAISLLKGQEGKRSAAKLLGLLQPRGVAGGDEIKGRTPWFQEPDCLTCHKDYTAPDLEKANAFNTWTADAKGLYRMRKDDMEALPCAACHNSPHAEYPALNAYGDDRDNVQPLQYQGEAATIGGRKNCRVCHREAMDVPAHHPNMIR, translated from the coding sequence ATGGAATACCCCTATTGGCAACTCACCGCCCTGGGCGGCGGATTCTGGATCGCGCTGATCGCCGTGCTGCATGTCTACGTGGCCCACTTCGCGGTGGGCGGCGGCCTCTTCCTGCCCCTGGTGGAGACCCGCGCCGCCCGTGAGAACAACCCGCACATGCTGGCCTACGTCAAGAAGCACGCCAAGTTCTTCCTCCTGCTCACCATGGTCTTCGGCGGCGTGTCCGGCGTGGGCATCTGGTTCACCATCGCCCTGCTCTCGCCCCAGGCCACCTCGACCCTGATCCACGTCTTCGTCTGGGGCTGGGCCACGGAATGGGTCTTCTTCGTCATCGAGATCGCGGCCCTGCTGGTCTACTATTACGGATTCGACCGCATGGACCGGAAGACCCACATCCGCGTGGGCTGGATCTATTTCGGCGCGGGCTACGCCTCGCTGTTCATCATCAACGGCATCCTGACCTTCATGCTCGACACCGGGGCCTGGGCCCAGAACCACTCCTTCTGGAGCGGCTTCTTCAATCCCGGCTTCTGGCCCTCCACGGTCTTCCGCACCTTCCTCACCGGCATGATCGCCGGGATGTTCGGCTTCGTCACCGCCACCCGCGTGCAGGACGAACCCACCCGGCTGGCCCTGGTGCGCTCCTGCGCCAAGTGGACCCTGATCTGCTTCCTGCTGGCCGTGCCCGCCGGCTGGTGGAACATCACCGCCCTGCCCGCCGAGGCCCAGGCCTTGATGGCCGCCAAGTACGGCCGCGCGGGCTCGTTCATCAAGGTCTTCCTGGTGGCGGGCGGCATGGCTTCCCTGGGGGCGCTGGTCCTGGCCCTGCGCCTGCCCCGGGCCGTGGGCAGCAAGCTGGCCCTGGTGGTGGTCCTCACGGGCCTGGTGGCCTTCGGCGGCTTCGAGTTCACCCGCGAGGCCGGACGCAAGCCCTGGCTCATCCCGCACCATACCTACTCCAACTCCCTGCGCCCGGCCTACCTGGCCCCGGTGGAGGCCCAGGGCCTGCTGCGCACGGCCAAATGGGCCGGCGTCACGCTCACCCCGGAGAACCGCCTGGCGGCGGGCCGGGTGCTCTTCGACCTGCAATGCTCGTCCTGCCACTCGGTGGGCGGCCCCATGAACGATATCCTGCCCAAGACCGCCAAGTTCGGCCTCTTCGGCATGGACTCCTTCCTCACCGGCATCGGCAAGGTGAACACCTACATGCCGCCCCTCGCCGGGAGCGTGGAGGAGCGCCAGGTCCTGGCCGCCTTCATCGTCGAGGGCCTGCACGGCAAGAAGGACACCGGCGACAAGGCCGTGGACCCGGCCGACCTGCCCGTGCCCACCCCGCCCTTCGACGCGAACACCGATGAATACGTGCTGCTGACCTGGAACACCCTCGGCATGCACTGCATCTCGGACTCGGATCCCTACTGGATCCTCCTGCCCCCGGCCAACGACCTGCGCGCCGTGCTCATCCGGCGCGGCCCCGGCCCGCGGGTGGTCACCGAGGGCGTGACCCTGACCTACGCCGTGGAGCCCGGCTTCGAGTATCCCGCCAAACATGTCGAGTTCTGGAAGCACGCCAAGTCGCTGTTCGGCAAGGATCTGCCCGAGAACGTAGGCGTGGCCGGCGAGGGCCTGTCCGGGCACATGAAGCTTGACCCCGCGTCCGGCCTCTTCGGCGCGGACCTCATCCCGGTGGTGCCCTATCCCGACCAGGACGGCTACAATCCCTACCCGCTGTTCACCGTGGAGGCGCGCGACACGGCCAGCGGCAAGCTCCTGGCCAAGACCGAGGTCGTGGCCCCCACGTCCACGGAGATGGGCTGCCGCAACTGCCATGGCGGCCCCTGGAAGGTGGACGGCGTGGCGGGCATCTCGGATCTGGCCGCCGAGGACGTGCTCAAGGTCCACGACCGCATGAACGGCACCACGCTCCTGGCCGACGCCAAGGCCGGCAAGCCCCGCCTCTGCCAGAGCTGCCACCCCGACCCGGTGCTCGGCTCCCAGGGCGACCCCATCAACTACCCGGGCCTCATGAACCTGCCCGCGGCCCTGCACGGCTTCCACGCCGCGCACCTCACCGGCCGCGCCGAGGAGACCTGCCAATCCTGCCATCCCAACCGCCCCGACGGCCCCACCCGCTGCCTGCGCGGCGTGCATGGAACCATCGGGATCACCTGCGTGCAGTGCCACGGCTACATCGAGGACCACGCCATCAGCCTGCTCAAGGGCCAGGAGGGCAAGCGCTCGGCGGCCAAGCTCCTGGGCCTGCTCCAGCCCCGCGGCGTGGCCGGCGGGGACGAGATCAAGGGCCGCACCCCCTGGTTCCAGGAGCCCGATTGCCTGACCTGCCACAAGGACTACACCGCGCCGGACCTGGAGAAGGCCAACGCCTTCAACACCTGGACCGCCGACGCCAAGGGCCTCTACCGCATGCGCAAGGACGACATGGAGGCCCTGCCGTGTGCGGCCTGCCACAACAGCCCGCACGCGGAATACCCGGCGCTCAACGCCTATGGCGACGACCGCGACAACGTCCAGCCGCTCCAGTACCAGGGCGAGGCCGCGACCATCGGCGGCCGGAAAAACTGCCGGGTCTGCCACCGCGAGGCCATGGACGTCCCGGCCCACCACCCGAACATGATCCGCTGA
- a CDS encoding type III pantothenate kinase, with the protein MEKNILVLDVGNTQAKARPVGPDGFLGPEERVSGHKVFDAEAWSGWLERAAAGSGPAALVFASVVPPADPLIREAAAGLGWTALAVPGDLPVPMENRYQKPWEVGADRLVGSYAARRRFPGEERLIVVDFGTATTFDCIRGDALLGGLICPGLLSSARSLHVETAKLPLPTLELSSDRLRIDVGTMESLNQGLLFGAAAQVEGLASRLAEVMGGPAFVAATGGLAPSVARVCPAIRAVLPDLMFEGLAALYRRRAG; encoded by the coding sequence ATGGAGAAAAACATTCTCGTCCTGGACGTGGGCAACACCCAGGCCAAGGCCCGGCCCGTCGGCCCCGATGGATTCCTTGGCCCGGAGGAGCGCGTTTCCGGGCACAAGGTGTTCGACGCCGAAGCCTGGAGCGGCTGGCTGGAACGGGCGGCCGCCGGAAGCGGCCCCGCCGCGCTCGTCTTCGCCTCCGTGGTCCCGCCCGCCGATCCCCTGATCCGCGAGGCCGCCGCCGGCCTGGGCTGGACCGCCCTGGCCGTGCCCGGGGACCTGCCCGTGCCCATGGAGAACCGCTACCAGAAGCCCTGGGAGGTGGGAGCGGACCGCCTGGTGGGCTCCTATGCCGCGCGGCGGCGTTTTCCCGGGGAGGAGCGGCTCATCGTGGTGGATTTCGGCACGGCCACCACCTTCGACTGCATCCGGGGCGACGCGCTCCTGGGCGGGCTCATCTGCCCGGGCCTGTTGTCCTCGGCCCGCTCCCTGCACGTGGAGACGGCCAAGCTGCCCCTGCCCACCCTGGAGCTTTCCTCGGACCGGCTGCGCATCGACGTGGGCACCATGGAGAGCCTGAACCAGGGCCTGCTCTTCGGCGCTGCGGCCCAGGTGGAGGGCTTGGCGTCCCGGCTGGCCGAGGTCATGGGCGGCCCGGCCTTCGTGGCCGCCACCGGCGGCCTGGCCCCCAGCGTGGCCCGGGTCTGCCCGGCCATCCGGGCCGTGTTGCCGGACCTCATGTTCGAGGGCCTCGCGGCCCTGTACCGGCGCCGCGCCGGTTGA
- a CDS encoding phosphotransacetylase family protein, with product MVGLYIGSTAQFAGKNLMAMALGLKLQKEGLNVGYMKPVGAMPGLGKGKEGDEDAFFVQDVLGLAQDPELVTPVLVTRDFKIKAFRTPCQGLLDKIVSSYGELSKGKDVMIIGGSGSFLHAGKYCSVDGPSVVSALGAKTLLIDRFNKELNYDYLLSAKDILESRDCELLGAVLNDVHPSYMDEAKELVEPSLRVRGIDVFGIVPHDPFMSGIKVSELAERLGGRIITAPNKADRLVDTFLIGTMQVENFLTHFQRHKNAAVLVGGDRADLQLVALEGNCPCLVLTGNLYPNDIIMTRAEVLGVPMIVVRGDTFATAKLMETVQATQKLRAQIKINHGTQLINANVDVPALRKKLGV from the coding sequence ATGGTCGGTTTGTACATAGGCTCCACCGCGCAGTTCGCGGGCAAGAACCTCATGGCCATGGCCCTTGGTCTCAAGCTGCAGAAGGAAGGTCTCAACGTCGGCTACATGAAGCCCGTGGGCGCCATGCCCGGCCTGGGCAAGGGCAAGGAGGGCGACGAGGACGCCTTCTTCGTCCAGGACGTGCTCGGCCTGGCCCAGGACCCCGAGCTGGTCACGCCCGTGCTCGTGACCCGCGACTTCAAGATCAAGGCCTTCCGCACCCCCTGCCAGGGCCTTCTGGACAAGATCGTGAGTTCCTACGGCGAGCTGTCCAAGGGCAAGGACGTGATGATCATCGGCGGCTCGGGCAGCTTCCTGCACGCGGGCAAGTACTGCTCCGTGGACGGCCCTTCGGTGGTCTCGGCCCTGGGAGCCAAGACCCTGCTCATCGACCGCTTCAACAAGGAACTCAACTACGACTACCTGCTCTCGGCCAAGGACATCCTGGAGTCCCGCGACTGCGAACTGCTGGGCGCGGTGCTCAACGACGTGCACCCGAGCTACATGGACGAGGCCAAGGAACTGGTGGAGCCCTCGCTCAGGGTGCGCGGCATCGACGTCTTCGGCATCGTGCCCCACGACCCGTTCATGAGCGGCATCAAGGTCTCCGAACTGGCCGAGCGCCTGGGCGGCCGGATCATCACCGCGCCGAACAAGGCCGACCGCCTGGTGGACACCTTCCTCATCGGCACCATGCAGGTGGAGAACTTCCTGACCCACTTCCAGCGGCACAAGAACGCCGCGGTCCTGGTGGGCGGCGACCGCGCCGACCTCCAGTTGGTGGCCCTGGAGGGCAACTGCCCCTGCCTGGTGCTCACCGGCAACCTCTACCCCAACGACATCATCATGACCCGGGCCGAGGTGCTCGGCGTGCCGATGATCGTGGTCCGGGGCGACACCTTCGCCACGGCCAAGCTCATGGAGACGGTGCAGGCCACCCAGAAGCTGCGCGCCCAGATCAAGATCAACCACGGGACCCAGCTCATCAACGCCAATGTGGACGTGCCCGCGCTGCGCAAGAAGCTCGGCGTCTGA